The genome window TTGCCACGGTTCGCTACCGTAGTGTTTGCCGTTGAGTATTCCGTTTACTGTAACTGAATTGAGTATCAGCCCAAGGTTGTGTTGTTGGAAACAGTGTTCGGGAGTTTCGTCGGCTGGCTGACGGTGATATTCGACGTGAATTCCCTCCCAGTTTGCCCCGTGACTCGACAGGATTGAGGGACTCGGGAGAATCGATTTCATCGCGTCTGTCTGGGCAAAATCAAGAATTAAGGCTTTCTCTGGGGACATAGCTTGCACCTGGGAGAGTTGCTATTATAAAGAACACCCTGAAAACCCCGCGACTTCAGTCCGGGGATGAAAGGGGTAAGGAGGCTTTAGCCTCCCAGTATTTTTCATGAGATTTCTGAATTGTATGTACTGTAAATTACAACTATAGCCTTTCTCAGATAGATGAGGTACAAGTTTAGATTTTAGATTTTAGATTGGGGGATTGGGGGATTGGGGGATTGAGGAATTGTTAATTAATTAGTAAATACCTCATCTTTATGAGAATCGCTATATGTAAATCTTTGTGAACAATGAGAACCGGGTTAAGCCAACGCTGCTAGCATAAACCTATCGTGATGAGGGTCGAAGTCATGCTAGTTTTCGAGTTGAAAGCATACGGTAAAAAGCAGCAATTTGAAGCTGTAGACGAAGCAATTAGAACGGTGCAGTTCATCCGCAACAAAGCATTGCGCTTTTGGATGGAAAACGAAAAAGTCAACAAATACGACTTGAATAAATACAGCGCCATTCTAGCGAAGGAATTCCCGTTTTGCGACGACTTAAACAGCATGGCCAGACAATCGAGTTCAGAAAGAGCGTGGTCGGCGATTTCACGATTCTACGACAACTGCAAAAAGAAAGTCCCAGGAAAAAAAGGGTTTCCGCAATTCCAGAAAGACAACCGCTCGGTAGAGTACAAAACTACGGGCTGGCGTCTGGCAGACGACCGGAAATCAATCACTTTTACCGATAAAAAAGGAATCGGCAAACTTAAATTAAAAGGAACCCGCGACTTGCATTTCTACCAGCGCAGTCAAATCAAACGAGTACGCTTGGTAAGGCGAGCAGACGGATATTATGTCCAGTTTTGCACTCAAGTTGACCGTTCTGAAAAGATTGAAATCACGGGTAACACCATCGGGTTAGATGTAGGACTTAAAGAGTTTTACACTGACTCAAATGGCGTTGCAGTTGATAACCCGCGTTTCCTCCGCAAGGGAGAACGCAGGTTGAAGAAAGCCCAAAAACGAGTTTCAAAACGAGTCAAGGGTTCGCAAAACAGAAAAAAAGCTAGAGCGATTCTAGGGAAGCGCCACCTCAAAATCAGCAGACAGCGTAAAGATTTTGCCGTGAAGTTGGCAAGATGCGTCATCCAGTCTAACGACTGTGTAGTCTACGAAGATTTGAGGATTAAAAATATGGTGAAGAATCACTCTCTAGCAAAATCGATTAACGACGCTTCTTGGTATATGTTCCGAATTTGGCTGGAATATTTTGGCAAAGTATTCGGAAGAATTACGATTGCTGTGCCAGCTAACGGAACAAGTCAAGAATGCTCTAGTTGCGGAACAATTGTTAAGAAAAGTCTCTCAACGCGAACCCACGCTTGTCGGTGTGGATGCGTATTAGATCGTGACTGGAACGCAGCTAAAAATATCCTGAGTCGGGGATTGAGTACGGCGGGGCACGTCGGAACTTGGATCTTAGATCCGAACGCTTGTGGAGAATTGACCGCTACCGATGTTGAAGTAATTCTGCATCGGCAAGTCGATTCTGCGAATCAAGAATCTCCTCGGCTTTAGCCAGGAGAGTGTCAATCTATAGGTCTGAAGTCCTTTCAGTTATACAAAATATATCCCGCACTTACCATACATATTCTCGGTCTGTTTGTCAAAATTTCGCAATAAAAATTAATGGAATTCGACCCTAGGGTGGTGGAGGGTCGATCGATCATCGGCACTTTTATACCAGCCGTTGCGCCTACAATTAATTACCGATAATTATTAATTTTTATAGCTATAAATATAAAATATAAAATCTAAAATCCCCAATCTAAAATCCCCAATTCTTCAATCTAAAATCTAAAATCTAAAATCTAAAATCAATTGACGCCCGCTAAAGTTTCCCACCAGTACAAAAGCACTTTACAGGAAACCCGCAGGCGTCAAAATCAAGCAAACTTAAATCTTAGAAAAGACCCAGTGTGAAAGATTTGTCGATCGGGAAAATAGCACCAATACCCAACCACAGAGTTACCGCAGTTCCGAACAGGAAAACAGTAGTAGCAACAGGGCGGCGGAACGGATTTTGGAACTTGTTAACGCTCTCGATGAACGGAATCAAAATCAAGCCCAGGGGAACACCGGCCATGCAAGCAATACCCAACA of Oscillatoria nigro-viridis PCC 7112 contains these proteins:
- a CDS encoding RNA-guided endonuclease InsQ/TnpB family protein; protein product: MLVFELKAYGKKQQFEAVDEAIRTVQFIRNKALRFWMENEKVNKYDLNKYSAILAKEFPFCDDLNSMARQSSSERAWSAISRFYDNCKKKVPGKKGFPQFQKDNRSVEYKTTGWRLADDRKSITFTDKKGIGKLKLKGTRDLHFYQRSQIKRVRLVRRADGYYVQFCTQVDRSEKIEITGNTIGLDVGLKEFYTDSNGVAVDNPRFLRKGERRLKKAQKRVSKRVKGSQNRKKARAILGKRHLKISRQRKDFAVKLARCVIQSNDCVVYEDLRIKNMVKNHSLAKSINDASWYMFRIWLEYFGKVFGRITIAVPANGTSQECSSCGTIVKKSLSTRTHACRCGCVLDRDWNAAKNILSRGLSTAGHVGTWILDPNACGELTATDVEVILHRQVDSANQESPRL